The Thalassotalea sp. HSM 43 genome window below encodes:
- the ccmA gene encoding cytochrome c biogenesis heme-transporting ATPase CcmA, with translation MSNTPYLLQADNLTCIREDRILFEDLNFSVHAGDIIQIEGANGTGKTSLLRILSGLSMPYAGHVRFAGEDIHHINEEFNQDLLFLGHLPGVKGEMTSEENLRFYLSLHGLDAELAEQTLEQVNLYGFEDAKAGHLSAGQHRRIALARLWQSNARIWILDEPFTAIDKNGVKKLEQLLLAHAAKGGCVILTTHQDLSLPPEQYQKITLEHSYYGE, from the coding sequence TTGAGCAATACCCCATATTTGCTACAAGCTGACAATTTGACCTGCATTCGTGAAGACCGAATCTTGTTTGAAGATTTGAACTTTTCCGTGCATGCCGGTGATATTATTCAGATTGAAGGCGCAAATGGCACCGGTAAAACCAGCCTGTTACGAATTCTCTCTGGTTTATCAATGCCTTATGCCGGCCATGTGCGTTTCGCAGGTGAGGATATCCACCACATTAATGAAGAGTTCAATCAAGACTTGTTGTTTTTAGGTCATTTGCCTGGGGTTAAAGGTGAAATGACCAGTGAAGAAAATTTACGTTTTTATCTAAGCTTGCACGGCCTCGATGCCGAACTTGCTGAGCAAACCCTTGAACAAGTCAATTTGTATGGCTTTGAAGATGCCAAGGCCGGTCATTTAAGTGCCGGTCAACATCGTCGCATTGCCCTTGCTCGTTTATGGCAAAGTAATGCGCGTATTTGGATTTTAGATGAACCTTTTACGGCAATCGATAAAAACGGTGTTAAAAAACTGGAACAGTTGTTATTAGCCCATGCCGCGAAAGGCGGTTGTGTTATTTTAACCACTCACCAAGACCTAAGTTTGCCGCCAGAGCAGTACCAAAAAATCACCTTAGAGCACAGCTATTATGGAGAATAA
- a CDS encoding formyl transferase has protein sequence MNIVFVANKDLAANVCLNKILPSLAQQHRLNLYLSSAVGKRTQQHPDALQNLKQFEQHWDDLVPVQTTPSKQPEAHSKYVSFEQLTPYLQSPIELVNNINHDESLAKLNKLAPDLIVSIRYGCIIKPPAIRAASKGVINLHSGILPDYRGVMATFWAMLNDESEIGTTLHFISDGNIDTGNVIKISKQARDPQACYLSQVLSLYQQGSQDILQAINAINNEETISALPQQGQGNYFSFPSQEDLQRFDDAGMCLIDKDAYNRFIKQHY, from the coding sequence ATGAATATTGTATTTGTCGCGAATAAAGATCTTGCCGCGAATGTTTGTCTCAACAAAATTTTACCCAGTTTAGCGCAGCAACACAGGCTGAATTTGTACTTATCAAGTGCTGTTGGTAAACGTACACAACAACACCCAGACGCGCTGCAAAACTTAAAGCAGTTTGAGCAACATTGGGATGATTTAGTACCCGTTCAAACGACGCCCTCAAAACAGCCAGAAGCACACAGTAAGTACGTGTCGTTTGAACAATTGACTCCTTATTTGCAATCACCAATCGAGTTGGTCAATAACATTAATCACGACGAATCGCTGGCAAAGCTGAACAAGCTAGCGCCGGATCTTATTGTCTCTATCCGCTATGGCTGTATCATAAAACCACCAGCAATACGTGCTGCCAGTAAAGGCGTTATCAACCTCCACTCTGGGATCTTACCTGACTATCGCGGGGTGATGGCAACGTTTTGGGCAATGCTTAACGATGAATCTGAAATAGGCACAACATTACACTTTATAAGTGACGGTAATATCGACACAGGTAACGTCATCAAAATATCCAAACAAGCAAGAGATCCACAGGCATGTTACTTATCTCAAGTATTAAGCCTATACCAACAAGGCAGCCAGGATATATTGCAAGCGATTAACGCCATAAATAATGAAGAAACGATATCGGCGCTACCGCAGCAAGGGCAAGGTAACTATTTTAGCTTTCCAAGCCAGGAAGACCTACAACGATTTGACGACGCCGGTATGTGCCTCATAGACAAGGATGCTTACAATCGTTTTATTAAACAGCATTACTAA
- a CDS encoding DsbE family thiol:disulfide interchange protein gives MKVVIRLIPLVLFLLLGLLLFRGLSLNPQDMPSALVGKSFPQFQLTKLKDAGQTMTSENFNPGIKIVNVWATWCPSCKIEHPFLVKLSKDPRFSVYGINYKDERGAAVEWLQYYKDPYQFSVYDVDGKLGLDLGVYGAPETFVVDHNNIIRKRFAGVLEKNVWQREFLPLINQIEMEMGGS, from the coding sequence ATGAAAGTTGTTATTCGCCTGATCCCTTTAGTGTTGTTTTTACTGTTGGGTCTTTTGTTATTCCGTGGTTTGAGTTTAAACCCACAGGATATGCCGTCGGCTTTGGTGGGCAAATCGTTTCCACAGTTTCAGCTCACTAAATTAAAAGATGCTGGACAAACCATGACCTCGGAAAACTTTAATCCGGGCATTAAAATTGTCAACGTCTGGGCCACTTGGTGCCCGTCATGTAAAATTGAGCACCCGTTCTTAGTTAAGTTATCTAAGGATCCTCGCTTTAGCGTGTATGGCATCAATTACAAAGACGAGCGCGGTGCTGCCGTAGAATGGTTGCAGTATTACAAAGACCCTTATCAATTTTCAGTCTACGATGTTGATGGCAAGCTTGGCCTCGATTTAGGCGTCTATGGCGCACCGGAAACCTTTGTGGTTGATCACAATAATATTATCCGTAAGCGTTTTGCTGGTGTACTGGAAAAAAACGTATGGCAACGAGAGTTTCTGCCGTTAATAAATCAAATTGAAATGGAAATGGGCGGTAGTTAA
- a CDS encoding heme lyase CcmF/NrfE family subunit, translated as MIPELGLLSLIIAMAFAVCLSIVPLVGVYGQNQRLINYAKPLTSAMFLFTTISILLLGYCFVVDDFSVKYVAGHSNSQLPYYFKISAVWGGHEGSLLLWVFSLTAWTMAVAKFSKHVDQAFVSRVLAIMGMVAVGFMAFTIFTSNPFERLLPNMPMEGRDLNPLLQDVGLIIHPPMLYMGYVGFSVAFAFAIAALMCGKMDAAWARWSRPWTLAAWMFLTIGIALGSWWAYYELGWGGWWFWDPVENASFMPWLVGTALIHSLAVTEKRGAFRNWTVLLAIFTFSLSLLGTFLVRSGVLTSVHSFAADPTRGSFILVLLAIAVGCSLLLYAIRGTNVGSFSRFELVSRETAILICNVFLVAAAVTVLLGTLYPLIIDALGMGKISVGPPYFNAVFVPIMSTMFIFMGIGPLIRWKKAKKGELSRQLKWISIFAVLFGLAFPMLYGGQFISSVAFGITLATWVMLVAAKDLKNQIHIGKGQWQFKRLSLSHLGMAVAHIGIGVTIVGVTMVSTYEQESNIKMSPGTRVEVSGYEVEFNGVKAVEGPNYSAEQGQIALYDDGEMIDLLQPERRTYRVQTMGMTEAAINPGLFRDVYVALGDPLGGGAWAVRVHYKPFVRWIWLGAIFMGMGGIFAMLDKRYRRRKTKRSEQKVVDNGVVSTEAEVGA; from the coding sequence ATGATTCCTGAACTTGGCCTGCTGTCGCTTATCATAGCTATGGCGTTTGCTGTGTGTTTGTCTATAGTCCCTTTGGTGGGCGTGTATGGTCAAAACCAGCGACTTATTAATTATGCCAAACCACTAACAAGCGCAATGTTTTTATTTACGACAATAAGTATTCTGTTGCTCGGCTATTGCTTTGTCGTTGATGATTTTTCAGTAAAGTACGTCGCGGGGCATTCGAACTCGCAGCTTCCTTATTATTTTAAAATTAGTGCCGTATGGGGCGGTCATGAAGGCTCCTTATTACTGTGGGTGTTTTCACTGACGGCATGGACCATGGCGGTCGCCAAGTTCTCTAAACATGTCGATCAAGCATTTGTATCCCGTGTTCTTGCGATTATGGGCATGGTTGCGGTTGGCTTTATGGCCTTCACCATCTTCACCTCTAATCCATTTGAACGCTTATTGCCTAACATGCCGATGGAAGGGCGAGACCTAAATCCATTGTTGCAAGATGTTGGCTTAATCATCCACCCGCCTATGTTGTACATGGGCTATGTTGGTTTTTCCGTTGCCTTTGCCTTCGCTATAGCCGCGTTGATGTGTGGCAAAATGGATGCGGCTTGGGCACGTTGGTCACGACCTTGGACATTAGCCGCATGGATGTTTTTAACCATAGGTATCGCCTTGGGCAGTTGGTGGGCGTATTACGAACTTGGCTGGGGTGGCTGGTGGTTCTGGGATCCGGTTGAGAATGCCTCTTTTATGCCGTGGTTAGTGGGAACCGCGTTAATACACTCATTAGCGGTGACCGAAAAACGTGGCGCATTTCGAAATTGGACCGTGTTATTGGCTATCTTTACGTTTAGCTTAAGTTTGCTGGGAACCTTCCTCGTACGTTCCGGCGTACTGACATCGGTGCATTCGTTCGCGGCTGACCCAACGCGAGGTAGCTTTATATTAGTGTTGCTCGCGATTGCCGTCGGTTGTTCGTTATTACTGTACGCAATTCGTGGTACCAATGTTGGCAGTTTCTCGCGCTTTGAATTGGTCTCTCGTGAGACGGCGATTCTAATTTGTAATGTCTTTTTAGTGGCTGCTGCGGTAACCGTGTTACTCGGTACCCTGTATCCATTGATTATTGATGCGCTGGGCATGGGCAAAATATCCGTTGGACCGCCGTATTTTAACGCGGTGTTCGTACCGATAATGTCAACGATGTTTATCTTTATGGGCATTGGGCCTCTGATTCGCTGGAAGAAAGCGAAAAAAGGTGAGCTTAGTCGTCAACTTAAGTGGATATCTATCTTTGCGGTATTATTTGGTTTGGCATTCCCTATGTTATATGGCGGTCAATTTATTAGCTCCGTTGCCTTTGGTATTACCTTAGCGACATGGGTCATGCTGGTCGCTGCGAAAGATTTAAAGAATCAAATTCACATTGGCAAAGGTCAATGGCAGTTCAAGCGCCTTAGCTTGTCACACTTGGGCATGGCGGTTGCGCATATTGGTATTGGCGTTACCATCGTCGGTGTGACCATGGTGTCAACCTATGAACAGGAAAGTAATATCAAGATGTCGCCAGGTACCCGTGTTGAGGTGTCCGGTTACGAGGTAGAGTTCAATGGTGTTAAAGCCGTTGAAGGGCCAAACTATTCAGCAGAGCAAGGTCAAATCGCGCTGTATGATGACGGTGAGATGATCGATTTGTTGCAACCAGAACGTCGCACATATCGCGTGCAAACCATGGGCATGACCGAAGCGGCCATTAATCCTGGACTGTTTCGTGATGTTTATGTCGCATTAGGCGATCCACTCGGTGGTGGCGCCTGGGCCGTGCGTGTGCATTACAAACCGTTTGTACGTTGGATATGGCTAGGTGCAATCTTTATGGGAATGGGCGGTATCTTTGCCATGCTGGATAAACGTTATCGTCGCCGTAAGACGAAACGCAGCGAGCAAAAAGTTGTCGACAACGGTGTTGTCAGTACCGAAGCTGAGGTTGGAGCTTAG
- the ccmI gene encoding c-type cytochrome biogenesis protein CcmI, with product MTTFYIFAVLLLLLAILFIWRHFFQRRLYQADQSNMRGQTNKDLYYEHLAELEKDLQEGGIDQENFEFLKQELDRSLVLDMNASDKEAEAKDKKTSFVWPAIMTVFVVAYSVVMYVQYGAHEQVELAQSMPTDHPQGEQSQAQMIIAQLQTLHKEVQDNPDNSNAWFQLGQILTNVGEFDSAFVAFGKVNEIEGEQADILALQAQSIYYKNNRQRNEQVDNLLAKALTLDPNDATTLMLIGMDHFLNNRFTQASQSWQQILDSGNAGSNAPALMEAIKEANMRAEGAPVTGMAEESATMNSENTERSANTGADVAAIALSVSMSDEIMSLMADQADKTVFIYAVASNGPRMPLAAVKVRASDLPYAVTLDDSMSMNGQMTLSMVEQVDVFAVISQSGTPGIKAGDYKGEAKQINVKGAEPLNLIIDSVVK from the coding sequence ATGACAACTTTTTATATTTTTGCTGTATTGCTACTGTTGTTGGCAATTTTGTTTATTTGGCGCCATTTTTTCCAACGCCGTTTATACCAAGCTGACCAATCAAATATGCGCGGTCAAACCAATAAAGATTTGTATTACGAGCACCTAGCGGAACTTGAAAAAGATCTGCAAGAAGGCGGCATTGATCAAGAAAACTTCGAATTTTTGAAACAAGAGCTAGATCGATCATTAGTGCTGGATATGAATGCCAGTGATAAAGAAGCGGAAGCCAAAGATAAGAAAACATCCTTTGTTTGGCCGGCGATTATGACCGTGTTTGTTGTTGCATATAGTGTTGTTATGTATGTGCAATACGGCGCCCACGAACAAGTCGAATTGGCACAATCTATGCCAACTGATCATCCTCAGGGTGAGCAGTCGCAAGCTCAGATGATCATAGCTCAATTGCAAACCTTGCATAAAGAAGTGCAAGATAATCCGGATAATTCCAATGCGTGGTTTCAGTTAGGGCAAATCCTAACCAATGTTGGTGAGTTTGATAGCGCCTTTGTTGCCTTTGGTAAGGTCAATGAGATAGAAGGTGAACAAGCCGATATTTTGGCCTTGCAAGCGCAATCGATATATTACAAAAACAACCGTCAACGTAATGAGCAAGTCGATAACTTATTGGCTAAGGCACTGACCTTAGATCCAAATGATGCGACCACATTAATGTTGATAGGTATGGATCATTTCCTTAATAACCGTTTCACTCAGGCCTCGCAAAGTTGGCAGCAGATTCTTGACAGTGGCAATGCGGGTAGCAATGCACCTGCACTTATGGAAGCCATAAAAGAAGCGAATATGCGTGCGGAAGGTGCACCGGTTACCGGCATGGCAGAAGAAAGCGCGACGATGAACTCTGAGAACACTGAGCGCTCAGCGAACACAGGTGCTGATGTGGCAGCAATTGCCTTATCAGTCTCTATGTCAGATGAGATCATGTCACTGATGGCTGACCAAGCCGATAAAACCGTGTTTATTTATGCGGTCGCCAGTAATGGTCCAAGAATGCCATTAGCTGCTGTTAAAGTACGTGCCAGCGATTTACCGTATGCGGTTACCTTGGATGACTCGATGTCTATGAATGGCCAAATGACTTTGTCTATGGTCGAGCAAGTTGACGTTTTTGCCGTGATTTCACAATCAGGAACACCTGGCATTAAAGCGGGCGATTATAAAGGCGAAGCCAAACAAATTAATGTTAAAGGTGCAGAGCCATTAAACTTAATCATTGATAGTGTCGTTAAATAA
- a CDS encoding cytochrome c-type biogenesis protein: MNRLSMAKSQWMAILTLIFAAMAAMSIQASPIDTYEFPDEVMKKRFAELNYELRCPKCQNQNLADSNSPIAADLRKEVYTMLLDGRSDSEIMNFMVERYGEYVLYRPKVNELTYALWFGPAAFVLIGLIVVISLLRKKQRQPKALSAEQQKQLEDILKD, from the coding sequence ATGAACCGATTATCTATGGCAAAGTCACAATGGATGGCAATACTGACCTTGATATTTGCCGCGATGGCGGCGATGTCAATACAGGCTAGTCCAATCGATACCTATGAGTTTCCTGACGAGGTGATGAAAAAGCGCTTTGCGGAATTGAACTATGAGCTGCGCTGCCCTAAGTGTCAAAATCAAAATCTAGCGGATTCAAATTCACCAATAGCGGCAGACTTACGTAAAGAAGTCTACACCATGTTACTTGATGGTCGCTCAGATAGTGAGATCATGAACTTTATGGTTGAGCGTTATGGTGAGTATGTATTGTATCGCCCAAAAGTGAATGAGCTGACCTACGCTCTTTGGTTTGGTCCGGCGGCGTTTGTATTAATAGGTCTGATCGTGGTGATTTCGCTGTTGCGTAAAAAGCAACGCCAACCGAAAGCATTGTCTGCAGAACAACAAAAACAACTTGAAGATATTCTCAAGGACTAA
- a CDS encoding glutathione peroxidase: protein MITKTATVLSLAFASLTSQAADTDSNVEAVNKATCPAFLDHNITRLNSSKQTAICEQYAGKTFLIVNTASNCGFTPQFEGLEALYQKYKDRGLVILGFPSDDFFQEEDDEKDTAKVCFVNYGVTFPMFTTVEVRGDGAHPIFAHLGEKTASPYWNFYKYLVSANGKTIERFNSKTNPDSKELIQAIEKQLGSSI, encoded by the coding sequence ATGATTACCAAAACCGCAACCGTGTTGAGCTTAGCGTTTGCGTCACTAACAAGCCAAGCTGCTGATACAGACAGCAATGTTGAGGCAGTAAACAAAGCCACTTGCCCAGCGTTTCTTGATCACAATATCACTCGTTTGAATTCAAGTAAGCAAACCGCTATTTGCGAACAATACGCAGGTAAGACGTTTTTAATCGTCAATACCGCCAGTAATTGTGGTTTCACACCGCAATTTGAAGGCCTTGAAGCGCTGTATCAAAAGTACAAAGACAGAGGTCTCGTTATTCTTGGCTTCCCTTCGGATGATTTTTTCCAAGAAGAAGATGATGAAAAGGATACCGCTAAAGTCTGTTTCGTAAACTACGGCGTCACGTTCCCAATGTTTACCACGGTCGAAGTGCGCGGTGATGGTGCTCATCCAATTTTCGCTCACTTAGGGGAAAAAACCGCATCGCCTTATTGGAATTTTTATAAATATTTGGTCAGTGCCAACGGCAAAACCATTGAACGATTTAATTCTAAGACAAACCCGGATTCAAAAGAGTTAATTCAGGCGATAGAAAAACAACTTGGTAGCAGTATTTAA
- a CDS encoding DUF1289 domain-containing protein — MKDLQLDFFDVPSPCRGVCKADARGYCQGCFRTRDERFGWLDLSNSEKQRVIKLCLQREKRRKAPPKEKKEQSDSENKQPSLLDFKPEQFICTSVDEDDFNDFEL, encoded by the coding sequence ATGAAAGATTTGCAACTCGACTTTTTTGATGTGCCGAGCCCTTGCCGCGGTGTCTGCAAGGCAGATGCGCGTGGCTATTGCCAGGGCTGCTTTCGCACGCGGGATGAGAGGTTTGGTTGGTTAGATTTGAGCAACAGTGAAAAGCAACGCGTCATTAAGTTATGCTTACAACGAGAGAAGCGCCGCAAAGCCCCACCGAAAGAGAAAAAAGAGCAATCAGACAGTGAAAATAAACAGCCATCTTTGCTCGATTTCAAACCAGAACAGTTTATTTGTACATCCGTGGATGAAGACGATTTCAATGATTTTGAACTCTAA
- the hemH gene encoding ferrochelatase, which yields MSRYKANNKQLHDADISQGPANTGKAKVGVLLTNLGTPQAPTSDALRVYLRQFLSDPRVVEIPRLVWMIILHGIILRIRPAKSAKLYQSIWTEQGSPLMVISEQQKDKVAEVLAAQYGDYVAVDLAMRYGQPSIDKALQNFQRQGINKIIVMPLYPQYAGPTTGSVFDAVVDEVKSWRWIPSLHFIGSYHDNPGYIDALAASINEHIEQHGKPQKLLLSYHGMPKLFHSNGDPYYCFCHKTTRLLAQKLGFSDDDFVMTFQSRFGKAEWLKPYTDDTIEELAQAGVKHIALISPAFSADCLETLEELDVESRKVFSDAGGETFHYIKALNDRDDHIDTIINLIKPHI from the coding sequence ATGTCACGATATAAAGCCAATAATAAACAGCTTCATGATGCCGACATCAGCCAAGGGCCTGCCAACACAGGCAAAGCCAAGGTAGGTGTGTTATTAACTAATTTAGGCACGCCACAAGCGCCTACAAGCGACGCATTGCGTGTTTACCTGCGTCAATTTTTAAGTGACCCGCGTGTTGTTGAAATCCCTCGTTTGGTGTGGATGATAATCCTCCATGGCATTATCTTGCGCATTCGACCTGCAAAGTCTGCGAAGCTGTATCAGAGCATATGGACCGAGCAAGGTTCGCCTTTAATGGTGATTTCTGAACAACAAAAAGACAAAGTGGCTGAGGTGTTGGCAGCACAATACGGTGATTATGTTGCGGTAGATTTGGCCATGCGTTATGGCCAACCATCTATCGATAAGGCGTTACAAAACTTTCAACGCCAAGGCATTAATAAAATTATTGTTATGCCGCTTTACCCGCAATATGCTGGACCTACCACCGGCTCGGTGTTTGATGCGGTGGTCGATGAGGTCAAATCTTGGCGCTGGATTCCTAGCTTGCATTTTATTGGCAGTTACCACGACAACCCAGGGTATATCGATGCTTTGGCAGCGTCTATAAATGAGCATATAGAGCAACATGGCAAGCCACAAAAGCTATTGTTGTCATATCATGGTATGCCAAAATTGTTCCATAGCAATGGTGATCCATATTATTGTTTTTGTCATAAGACGACGCGTTTACTGGCACAAAAACTCGGCTTTAGTGACGATGATTTTGTTATGACGTTTCAGTCTCGTTTTGGTAAAGCAGAGTGGTTAAAGCCATATACTGATGACACCATTGAGGAATTAGCCCAAGCAGGGGTAAAACACATTGCCTTGATTAGCCCGGCATTTAGCGCCGATTGCCTAGAGACTCTTGAAGAATTGGATGTTGAAAGTCGTAAGGTATTTAGCGATGCCGGCGGCGAAACCTTCCATTACATCAAAGCGTTAAATGATCGCGATGATCATATCGATACCATAATTAATCTTATTAAACCGCATATTTAA
- a CDS encoding SulP family inorganic anion transporter: protein MFELHASKVASLKNDVLSGITVALALIPEAVAFAFVAGVDPLVGLYAAFMVGLITSAFGGRPGMISGATGAMAVVMVSLVALHGVQYLFAAVLLTGLIQILAGIFKLGKFIRLVPHPVMLGFVNGLAIVIFLAQLGQFKVMNEAGEFEWMTGTAMYTMLALVALTMAIIHFLPKLTKAVPSSLVAIVVVTLIAVYTDVDARTVIDYVRDMTGDPARTLQGGLPSFNIPDVPWNWDMLMIILPFSLVLAAIGLIESLLTLSLIDELTETHGQANRECVAQGAANTVNGFFGGMGGCAMIGQSMINVNSGGRGRTSGIVAALGLLFFILFASGLIEMIPLAALVGVMFIVVIGTFEWSSFRIMRKIPKADAFVIALVSGVTVISDLAVAVIVGVIVSALVFAWQHAKHVIVHRSECEQTGWTLYEVDGPLFFGAVTSFLEQFDPQNDSKDVIVEFKKSRVADHSGIEAIDTLADRYKKRGKTLHLRHLSPECKLLLKKAGDLVELNYYEDPNYRIASDKLD from the coding sequence ATGTTTGAACTTCATGCGAGTAAAGTCGCTAGCTTAAAGAATGATGTGTTATCCGGCATAACCGTTGCGTTGGCCTTGATACCTGAAGCTGTGGCTTTCGCATTCGTCGCCGGTGTTGATCCGCTGGTTGGTTTATATGCTGCCTTTATGGTTGGCTTGATTACATCGGCATTTGGTGGCCGCCCAGGAATGATTTCTGGTGCAACCGGCGCTATGGCTGTCGTTATGGTGTCCCTTGTCGCCTTGCATGGTGTGCAATATTTATTTGCCGCGGTGCTGTTAACCGGTCTGATACAAATTCTCGCCGGTATATTCAAGCTCGGTAAGTTTATTCGTCTGGTACCGCATCCGGTCATGCTCGGATTTGTAAATGGTTTAGCGATTGTTATCTTCCTTGCCCAGCTAGGTCAGTTCAAAGTGATGAATGAAGCCGGTGAATTTGAATGGATGACAGGTACCGCGATGTACACCATGTTGGCACTTGTTGCTTTGACCATGGCGATTATTCACTTCTTACCTAAGTTAACCAAAGCGGTACCGTCGTCATTGGTTGCCATTGTTGTGGTTACCTTGATTGCCGTTTATACCGACGTTGATGCGCGTACGGTTATTGATTATGTCCGTGATATGACTGGTGATCCGGCTCGAACCTTACAAGGTGGTTTACCTAGCTTTAATATCCCTGATGTACCATGGAACTGGGATATGCTGATGATCATCCTACCGTTCTCGTTAGTATTGGCGGCGATTGGTCTTATTGAATCATTATTAACCCTAAGCTTGATTGATGAGCTGACCGAGACCCATGGTCAAGCCAACCGTGAATGTGTTGCGCAAGGTGCCGCTAATACAGTGAACGGCTTCTTCGGCGGCATGGGTGGTTGTGCGATGATTGGTCAATCAATGATCAATGTAAACTCTGGCGGCCGTGGCAGAACGTCAGGTATTGTGGCAGCCCTTGGTTTGTTGTTCTTTATCCTATTCGCTTCAGGCTTAATTGAGATGATACCGCTGGCTGCGCTAGTTGGTGTTATGTTTATTGTTGTTATCGGTACATTTGAATGGTCTTCATTTCGTATCATGCGCAAGATTCCTAAAGCCGATGCGTTTGTCATCGCCTTAGTGTCAGGTGTTACGGTAATCAGTGATTTAGCTGTCGCGGTTATCGTTGGTGTTATCGTTTCTGCGCTTGTATTTGCATGGCAACATGCCAAGCATGTTATCGTTCATCGCTCTGAATGTGAGCAAACCGGTTGGACGTTATATGAAGTTGATGGTCCATTGTTCTTCGGTGCGGTAACCAGTTTCCTAGAGCAATTCGATCCACAAAATGACAGCAAAGATGTCATCGTCGAATTTAAAAAGTCACGAGTGGCTGATCATTCTGGTATTGAAGCAATTGATACCTTGGCCGACCGTTATAAGAAACGCGGTAAAACCTTACACTTACGCCACCTAAGCCCTGAGTGTAAGTTATTGTTGAAGAAAGCCGGTGATTTGGTTGAATTGAATTACTATGAAGATCCGAATTATCGCATAGCATCGGATAAGCTAGACTAA